GTCTGCCCAAACGATCACGAACGACTGACCAACGGCCAAGGCCTCACGATGCGCCACGCCGCTCAGCTGGTCCAAATCGTTGCTTAGGAAGTCCTGCCACGAATCAGGATCACCAGCCACGCCCGAAATGAGAAGCTGCTCAGCTAAACTCGTCACCGCCAAACGAGGGATGTTGGCGGTGATACGACCAAACCGCTTGTCCAGTGCTTGCCGCGCCTCGGGGCTCAGGAAAGCTAGCGGCTGCTCCCCTTGGTAATACAGGTTCAGTTCGTGGCGGCGATGCGCACCACTGTCCAGGTGCTGTAACAGCTCAACCAAAAGATCACCGTGGGCGTTTGTCACGCGAAACTAACCGTCCGTTTCTTCTTGCGGGTGCCCAGCCAAGAGCACCTGGAATGGCACATCAGAAGCGCTGCAGCGCAGTCGATCTTGGCCGCATTGCGCTTGCGGCTGACCTTGCCGATACGCAGGCCGCCGTCGCTTTCAATCACCGTCGCGGCCATCACATGCCGGGTCAGGGTCTCGTCACCGGAATGAGTGAACTGCCCGGCCATCGCCGCCGCGTGCAGAGCTGTGGTGGCCTTCGTGGTGCGACTCGGCGACCACGGGAACTCCGAAACCCTCAACCCCTCGGCAGCTAACACTTGCAGAGAGCGCGTCCACCTAAACGGGTCGGCCACAATCTCTTTGACGTTCCATCGTGCGCAGGCCTGCCGGCTCGCATCTTCGACGGCCAGCACGTCAATCCTGTAGCCAGCACTGCCGTCGGTGTTCTCCCACACTGCCAGGACATCGAAATGTGGTTTCGGGCTGACTGTTCCGACAACCAACGCTGTGGCATCGGAATCGCGGCCACCGTGAGACCCGTCAAGCGCGATAACCACGTCGACACCATCGGGGACCGACAAGCCAGTACCCAGGCCTTCCCACACGTCAGCCGGGATGAATGGGTTGGAGTTCTCCGAGACCACCTGGCACAGACGCGACCGGCGGAAATTTCCCTCAGTTGTCTGCGCCAGCAAGGCGTGCATGGACTCACGGGTCAGGAAGTCGTCCAAACTCGGGCAAGCCAACTCCCAGCAGTGCTCACACGACGCCGGATGATGCTGGAAGTCATCGGCGCTGAACTCCACCCACGCAAATGTCGGATCGTCAGGGTGTTCGTGCGCATGTGCGCGCATGTCTAACAGCACTGACGTAGAGCTGTTCGGCGGTGTGCCGATCCCGATGGCTGTTGCGCCTGGCAGCTTGCCCAGGCCCAGCAGCAAGGTCTGCCAGGTGTCTGGGGAGATCACCCCGACCTCGTCGGCCAGAGCCAACGTCCAAGTCCCCAGACCCTCAAGCCGCTTGGCCTCAGCCGGTAACGCGGTCAGCGAGCTGCCCTTGGCCGGGATCACGATGCGATCCATGTAGATATGGCAGCGAGATGAAAGGGCCGGGTTCAGCTCGACCATGCGGATCGCAGGCTTGAGTGTTAAACCGGCTTGACGCTCGTCCACAGCCACGATCGGGATCTCGTTGCCATCCGGACCAATGAACAATTCGTAGAGGCCAACGGCGGCCATCAGCGCCGTCTTGCCGGTACCGCGCGGGCACATGATCCCGGCTACCGATGGGCGAGGGTCTGGGTCCAGGATCGGGCGCAACATCTCGATCTGCCACGACCGCAGCGTGAAGGCCGTGCCGACGCCATGACCCTTCGGTGTAAATCAGGAACTCTTTGCAGAATGCCGCGAACCGTTCCACGCCAACTGCATCGCAGTCGAAAGGCAGTGGACTCGGGTCGGTTGCTGGTTTCGGCCCAGCAGGCATGAAACACTCCAAACGTGATTGACGAGGTTCCCGAAGACCAGCGCGAGGAAGTAGACCCGCCCGAAGTCGAAGTTGGCGACCACATCTACGACCCATCTCGTCGCTGCTGGATCACGGTGTCGCGGATAGAGCCGTCAGAATCATTGGGCGGCGTAATAGCCTGGCGCACCGAACGCATCTATGACGAAATGTCTTTCGGAGATAAATATGCGTTTACGTATCGCGCCGAATCGAACTGGCTTGAGGCGGCTGGCGTGCACGAAGACCGCTCAGTAATCAGGCGCAAGCACTACGTGCTGACGGACGAGGACGAACCCGCGTTCGTCTCCGCGATACGACCGGGCGACATACTTCTAGACCCTCGGGATTACCGTTGGAAGCTTGTTGTGGGCATCGAGGATGGAATCCATACGACGGACAGCTACAAAGACGGAAAGTACGTGTTCGACGAAGAGCCGTACCGCGAAATCTACCTGGGAGAACTCAATTCACCACTACCGACGGAATCGCCTTTCAGCACGCACAGTCCGAAGCACGAGACACTCTATTTCAACGACATCGAACGAATGTTGGTTCGTAAAAAGCGGCCCCGAGAGTAACTCTCTCTGCGCTTAGCACGAGTCGTCCCCTCGTCGGCGCTGTTGGGACCGTCCCCCAGGGTCGAAAAGCGTTGGGAATGCGGCCCTCTGAACTGCGATGATGTTTCCCGATTTGATGAAACGGTCAGTCTTGCCTGATGACGTTCGCCCCGCGTGCTGCTCCTCGGCGCTGGTTGCAGGCGATGCAGCAGACGACGAGTAACCCATCGGCGAACCATCCGAGCGTAGGCCGGTAGCCGTCTGCGATGCGCTGCCAGGCTTGGGGTGTGTGGTCGATGGTGAGGTTCTGGCTGTCGCGGCAGTCGAGGCAGAAGGGCTGATACGACGATGGCCAAAGTCCTCGCCACTACTCCCATTGGCACTACAACCCCCACGCGGAAAAGTTTGATCAGTGGAGAAACGTCGGAATAGACGATCTTCCGACCCACAGGGAGGGATCGCCGCCACCCAGATCGGGCAGAGTCGGCCCACCGCCTGAAGGTCCCCCACCCCCCCTTGCTCCGTCGCGCCCCGTCGAGCCACCCCCACCCCCACCTGCCGCGCCGCCCAAACCAGGCTTCGGCGGGGGAGGTATCGGCGGTGGAGGGGCAGGGATCCCTGGATCAGGAGTTGGTGGCCTGCACACGCCGCTCGAAGAGGCGGATTGAGAAAGATCCGGATATCCACATCTTTTGCCTCGGCCACAATCGATTCCCATTCGGATGCGTAGCCGATACGTCGGTGAGCAGCGGAGTCTCCTATCATTCCGACAGCCTTGCTGCCCAAAGTCGACAGTGCCTGGGCCCACGACACCGGAGCTGATCTGGGCAAGACCAATGTCAACGGTGGGGCCATCGCCATCGGGCACCCGTTGGGTGCGAGCGGTGCCCGCATCATGACCACCCTGGTCAACGCCCTCGAGCAGCGCGGCGGACGCTACGGGCTGCAGACGATGTGTGAAGGCGGCGGCATGGCCAACGCCACCATCATCGAACGGCTGGGCTAAGTGTATGAGGCCATGACGTTGGTAACGCCGTGCGTGAAGACAGCTGCTGGTGGTTGTCCGCCGAGCGTGCCGTGAGGTCGGTGATAGTTGTAGTGCACGTTCCAGATCGCGAGAGCTTCGGCGCGTTGGTGTTCTGATAGCCAGGGCTGCGCGTAGAGGAGCTCTTCTGCGAGGATTCGGTTGTAGCGCTCCACTTTTCCGTTGTGACGGGGTGTGTAGGGCGTGATTCGCTGGTGGCGGGTGCCGAGCATCGCACGGCCGAAGGCCTCGGCCCGGTAGCAAGCACCGTTGTCGGTGATGATGCGCTCGAACGTGGTGATGCCGTGCGCAGTAAACCATGCTCGTGCGCGATGCATGAAACCTACAGCGGTAGTCGCCTTTTCGTCTTGAAGCGCTTCGGTGTAGGCGAGCCGGGAATAGCCGTCGATGGCAGAGTGCAGAAAGACGTAGCCGCCGCGTGCGCCGCCGGCTTTTCGTCGGGCCACCGCACGTGCGTGATCGCTGCCGCGCCCGTGGACGCGCCAGCCGCCGCCGTCTGGGATCCGCCCGACTTTCTTTACGTCGAGGTGGATATGGTGCCCGGGGCGTTTGGCGATGATCGGTCGTGGCCGACGGTTAGTCTCCCCGTTGGGGTCGATGAATCGTCGCCGGTTCAGCCCTAGGTGGGCCAGGTAGCGGGTCACGGTGCGGCGGCTGATCATGATGCCATCCTCGTTGAGTTCGAAGGCGATTCGACTGGCAGACCATTTTCGTGTGCGTCGCAGGTGTTCGATCCTGTCGATGATTTCAGCTGACTTGGCTGTTGGCTTGCGGTGCGGCGTTGACGATCGATCCTGGAGTGTGAGTTCTCCGTAGTGGCGGTAGCGGTTGACCCACTTCGATGCACAAGACCGTGAGATGCCCATCTCGGCTGCGACGTGTGCAATCGGGCGGTCCTGGCATCGCTGCACGAGACGTCGACGGCCTTCTGGGGACAGTGGAGCGTTGCGATGGGACATGGTGGACTCGCTTTTCGTGATGCGGAGATTCGTGGCAAGTAGCGCCGGGGGGAGGACGGGAGGGGCGGCTGTCGGTTGGGCAGACGGACTATGTGAACCACTCGTTGAGTGCGTGCTCTAGCCCGTTGGCGGCGCCATCGCCCGCCCAGGCGACGTAGCCGTCGGGTCGGACCAATACGGCTCTGGGGGCGGATACTTCACCGAACACCGGCAGCGTCCAGCTTTCAGCCGCCTGCGCGTGGACCACCGAGACACGGTGTGCCCAGCGAGTGACGTCAAGAGCCGGGGGCTGACCAAACGTCAGGAGTATCCCGCGGGCGCTGTGCAGCAGCGTGAACAGCCGAGTGTCGCCGTCGGGTGTGGTCAGGTCGAGGTCGGGCACTCGGAGCCCTAGTAGCGGATGCCCTGCGCCGAGGTCATAGCGGATGTCTAAGCCGCACATCATCGCGGCGATCCGCGTGCGTGGTTCGTCCATGGCGAGTAGTTCCGAGATCGTGTCGCGGAGTGCATCGATGCGTACGCCAGGGCTGTTGAGGGCCGTTTGGGCCAGGGTGTTGTGCAGCACGCGGGCGGCCACAGGATGCCGTTCGGCGTGGAAGGTGTCCAGGAGTCTGTCACTGGATGTGCCGTTGATGACTTGGCCCAGCTTCCACCCGAGGTTCACGGCGTCCTGGATTCCGGTGTTGAGGCCTTGCCCACCGATCGGGAAGTGGACGTGTGCAGCGTCGCCGGCAAGTAAGACGCGTCGGTCACGGTATGTAGCGGCCTGTCGGGTTGTGTCGGTGAACCGGGAAATCCAAGTGGCACTGCGCAACCCGTAGTCGGTCCCGCGTGCCGCGATGAGCGCCTTGCTGATGTCGGCCAGAGTCGGGTCGTGGGTGTTCACGATCTGGGGTTCGGTAACCATCACCCGGATGGTGTCTTCGCCGTCGAATTTGAAGAACGAGTGAAACTCGCCGTTGCGATGCAGGCCCCAGGGTGGCTCGTCGGTCAGCTCGACATCGGCGACCAGGCAGCTGGTCGACGGATCCCATCCGGGGAAGGAGATCCCGGATGTCTTGCGGATCAGGCTGCGGCCGCCGTCACAGCCGACAAGGAAGGCACCCTGCCGACGTGTCCCGTCCGCCAGCGTGACCTCGACGCCGGAGGGGTCTTGGGTGAAACCGGCCACCTCGCACCGGTAGTGGATCGCGACGCCCAGCTCGGCGACCCACTCGGCGAGGATCATTTCGACGCGGTACTGCAACAGCGCCAGCCCGAAGTTGTATCGGGTCGGCAGGTCAGACACGTCGAAGAAGATGCCTGAGTAATGGCCGTTGTGGCCAACCACTCCCTCGGAGAGGAACCGATCGGCAATGCCGCGTTGGTCGAGCACCTCGATGGTTCGTGGCGTCATGCCCCCGGCGCGAGAACCCACCAGATCGCGATCGGTTCGCCGTTCGAACACCGCGACGTCGACGCCGGCCAGTGCCAGCTCACCGGCCAGCATCAACCCGGTCGGACCGGCACCGGCGATTAGCACCGCGTGTTCAGACATTCACCCTCCCACTCTGGTAAACAGTGTTTACCAGAACGTTAGGGGTGACACGCGGCAGCGTCAACACCAGCGATCTACGCTGATCAGCGATGGTCAAACGTGGCTTAACTCGCGACTCGCTGGTGGCGCTGGCTCACCAGTACGTCGCCGACAACGGGCTTGATGCGCTGACCATGCGCCGACTGGCGGCCGAAGCAGATGTCACTCCGGGAGCGCTCTACAAGCACTTTCGTGACCGCCAAGACCTGAAACGAGCGATGGCAGATGCGATCTACGCCACGATCGACCTTTCCGACATCGACACTGCCCATCCATCGACCCAACAGGTGAAAGATTGCTGCCAACGAATGCGACGAGCGATGCTGGCGTTTCGGGACGGCGGCCGCATCATCGCCGGCTCCTACGCGCCCTGGGCTGCCACACTCAACCTGTCCGCGACGCTGCGGACCCTGCTCCAGTCGGTGACCGTACCCACACACAGTCCAGGCCAGCTCGCAGCATTGTTACGGTCCTACACAACAGGATTCGTCATCGACGAACAGGCCTACCTCGAACTCAAAGAAACCCATGAGTGGGACGCACTCGTAGCGCAGATCGCTGACAACGGCCACCACCGGCCAGCTGACGCAGACGACCTGATCGCAATCCTCACCGGCGATCGCGACAAAAGATTCGACTTAGGGCTCGACATGATCCTCACCGGACTGGTTCGGTCCACCCTCACGCCATCGAACTGATCACGGCCCGGCCCGGACGATGCCCGTCAACAACGTCTTGTCCAGCAACAGCTAAGCCGCCCATAGGCGCACCGCCGAGACGATTCAGAGCCAGCCGGTACGTGCCGCGGCTACGGGCTCGGCCGGCTCGGGGGCCAACTGCCCGTCCCGCACCCCGTCGAGCATGCGTTTCACCGCGGCGACGATGTCCGGTGCCGCCGCGGCGAGACCGGCCTTGTCGGCTTCGCTGACATCATCGGGATTCACCCCTGCGCGGTCCAGCACAGCGGCCGGATCTGCCAACTGATCGGCCAGCCACGACACCGGATCGGCGGATAGTTCGGGGACGAAGTTGCGGCGCCCCGGCTCCCAGCCGTCGAACCGTGGGTGGTGATGAGCCCGGTCCAGCGTCCCCGGCGGACTCTCGGTCGATCCGAACAGATCCACCCGCCACACGGGGCGATTGAACGCGATCGGGATGCCGGCGTAGATCGACCCGTGAGGCTCGGCCCGGTCGACAACGCGCAGTTCCAGCCGGACACCCCGTTCGGGAGTCTCCTGGCCTTCGTTCGGTGCCGGGTCGACGAAGAACATGTCCCCGACGACGACACCCAGGTTTTCGAATCCAAACGCAGCGAGCATGTGTCCGAGAGTAGCCCTACGCGGGCCGCATTGCCTTGTCCGCCAAGCGCAGTGCGCCCGCTGCGTTAGCTGGTACGGCTAGCGATCCGACGGACCGTCAGCCGATCGCGGACGATGCATCCATAATTTTCCGCGCGGCCGCGACGCTGGCCGTGTTCCGCGGACGATCTAGGCCGCCAGCTTGGCGTCCTTGCGTGCACGCGCGGCTTTCTTCGTCGCGTGCCGGTCGCGGCGCCATCCTTGCACCGTGGCAATGGCGGTCTTGAGACCGCGCCGCCGACCGGTCAGCGGATCCGCCCCCGCGAAACCGGGCTCCAGTCCGGCGAACATCCGCTCGCTGCGGGTCTCCGGCGCGTTATCGGAATCGTCGCGCAAATACTTGTTGGGCAGCGACAGCTTGGCCAGTGTGCGCCACGTCTTTCCGTACTGCACCAGCAAAGACCCTGTGGTGTAAGGCAAGTCGTACTTGTCACACACCTCGCGCACCCGCACCGAAATCTCGTGCAGTCGGTTGCTGGGCAGATCCGGATACAGGTGATGCTCGATCTGATGGCACAGGTTGCCGCTCATGAACCGCAACGTCGGCCCGGCGTCGAAGTTGGCGCTACCCAACATCTGCCGCAAATACCACTGACCCTTGGTTTCGCCGACCAGATCGGTCTTGGTGAATTTCTCCGCGCCGTCCGGGAAATGACCACAGAAGATCACCGCGTTCGCCCACACGTTGCGAATCACGTTGGCCAGCGCGTTGGCTCGCAGTGTCGACGTGTAGGTGGCGCCCGGCGACAACGACGTCAACGCCGGAAATGCGAGATAGTCCTTGACCACCTGGCGTCCGGCTTTGCCGCCGAATTCCCGCAGCCGCATCCGAGCCGCATCCCGCTCCGTCGCGTCGCCGCGGAATATTTCACGAATTTCCAAATGTCGCAACGCTATTCCCCACTCGAAGGCGAGGGCCAGCAAGGCGTTGATCACCAGATTGAAGCTGTCGCGCCGCCTCCAGGGCTGGTCACGGGTGACCCGCACCATGTCGTAGCCGACGTCGTGGTCCATGTCGAGGATGTTGGTGTACTTGTGGTGCACGAAGTTGTGGGTGTGGCGCCAGTGCCGCGACGTGGAAAGCATGTCCCACTCCCAGGTGGAGGAGTGGATTTCCGGGTCGTTCATCCAGTCCCACTGGCCGTGCATGACGTTGTGGCCGATCTCCATGTTCTCGATGATCTTGGCCACCGCGAGGGTCGCGGTACCGGCCCACCATGCCGAGCGCCGCGAACTCGCGGCCAGCAGCAGCCGGCCCGCCACTTCCAGCCCGCGTTGTACGGCGATCGCACGCCGGATGTAACGGGCGTCCCGCTCACCGCGTGACCCTTCGACGTCGCGGCGAATGGCGTCGAGTTCGACGGCCAGTCCTTCGATGTCGGCGGTCGTGAGGTGCGCGAACACGTCAACGTCGGTGATCGCCATCGTTTTACCTTCCTGCACTGCAGCCATTGACCGCAACACACGGTAACGACGATGCCATGAACACTTGTTGAGGACTAATTTAATTATCCGCGTCGGTCGCCGCGTTAGGCCGCAAGTTGCTCGGGTCGGCTCGTCGTGTGGGCGCGTCGCCACCCGCGAACGGCGGCGATCGCGGTCCTCAACCCGCGCCGACGCCCGGTGGCGGGGTCGGTGCCCGCGAACCCCGGCCCAAGCGGAGCAAACATCCGCTCGCTGCGGGTCTCCGGCGCGTTGTCGGCATCGTCGCGCAAGTACTTGTTGGGTAGCGACAGCTTGGCCAGTGTGCGCCACGTCTTTCCGTACTGCACCAGGAAAGACCCTGTGGTGTAAGGCAAATCGTACTTGTCACACACCTCGCGCACCCGCACCGAGATCTCGTGCAGTCGGTTGCTGGGCAGATCCGGATACAGGTGATGCTCGATCTGATGGCACAGGTTGCCGCTCATGAACCGCAACGTCGGCCCGGCGTCGAAGTTGGCGCTACCCAACATCTGCCGCAAATACCACTGACCCTTGGTTTCGCCGACCATGTCGGTCTTGGTGAATTTCTCCGCGCCGTCCGGGAAATGGCCACAGAAGATCACCGCGTTGGCCCACACGCTGCGGATGACGTTGGCCAGCGCGTTGGCCTTCAACGTCGACGTGTAGGTCGCACCGGGCGACAACGACGTCAGGGCCGGGAACGCGACATAGTCCTTGACCACCTGGCGCCCGGCCTTGCCGCCGAATTCCCGCAACCGGCGGCGGCGCTCGTCGCGGTCCAGCCGGCCCTTGATGATCTTGCCGATCTCCAAGTGCTGCAGCGCAACTCCCCATTCGAAGCCAATGGCAAGCAAGGTGTTCCACAGCAAGTTGAGGGCGTTGTACCGGCGCCAACGCTGATCGCGGGTGACGCGAAGCATGCCGTAGCCGACGTCGTCGTCCATCCCGAGGATGTTCGTGTACTTGTGGTGCACAAAGTTGTGGGTGTAGCGCCAATGCTTCGACGACCCGCTCATGTCCCACTCCCAGGTTGAGGAGTGGATCTCCGGATCGTTCATCCAGTCCCACTGGCCGTGCATGACGTTGTGGCCGATCTCCATGTTCTCGATGATCTTGGCCACGCCCAGGGTCACGGTTCCGGCCCACCATGCCGAGCGCCGCGAACTCGCGGCCAGCAGCAATCGTCCGGTCACCTCCAGCGCACGCTGCGTCGCGATGGTGCGACGAATGTAGCGCGCGTCCCGCTCGCCGCGGGAATCCTCCACGTCTTGGCGGATGGCATCCAGCTCAACGGCCAGGGCTTCGATATCAGCGTCCGACAGATGCGCGAATGCATCGACGTCTGTGATCGCCATCGTTCTCACCTCCCGGCGTTTCGATCTGCGGTCAATACCTACGCTATCGTAACCTACGACTCCGTAGGTTACCTAGGAGTAACCTTTAAATGTCGAGCACACAATCGCCGGACGCGGCCGATACGCACGTCTGCACTCGACTGCCCGGCTCGTGTTCCTGCCCCGTGCGCAGGTCCCGGACGTGGCCTTCCACCAGGGGTACCACGCACGACTGGCAGATACCCATCCGGCAGCCGAACGGCATCTGCACCCCGGCGCCCTCCCCCGCGTCCATCAGGGACGTGGCGGCATCGGCGGCCACCGTACGTCCACTTCGTGCAAACGTCACGGCGCCGCCCGTTCCGGCCGGCGCGGCCTTGGCCACCGCGAACCGCTCGAGGTGCAGCCGGTCGCTGAGGTTGGCGCTCGCCCACACCTTCTCGGCCTGCGCGAGCATGCCCTCCGGACCGCAGGCCCAGGTTTGACGGTCGCGCCAGTCCGGCACCGCGTCGTCGAGACGCCCGAGGTCAAGACGGCCCTGCGTGCGGGTCTCGCGCAACTGCAGCCGGTACCCGGGATGCGCCGAGGCAAGGTCGGTCAGCTCGGCGCCGAACATCACCTCGGCCGCACAAGGCGCCGAGTGCACGTGCCGGATATCGCCAATCTGATTGCGGCGCACCAGGGTTCGCAACATCGACATGACCGGAGTGATGCCCGACCCGGCCGTCAAGAACAGGATCGCCGGCGGCGCCGGGTCCGGCAGCACGAAATTGCCCTGCGGCGCCGCCAGGCGCACGATCGTCCCGGGCGCCACGCCCGCCACTAGGTGAGTGGACAGGAACCCCTCCGGCATCGCCTTGACGCTGATGGTCACCGTGCGCTTGCGCCCGGATCCGGACCGCGCCACCGGGCTGGACGTCAGTGAATACGACCGCCAGCGCCAGCGGCCGTCGACCAACAGGCCGATCCCGATGTACTGACCCGGCTCATAGTCGAAGCTGAAACCCCAGCCGGGCTTGATCACCAGGGTCGCCGAGTCCTCGGTCTCGCGCCGGACCGCAACGACGCGGCCGCGCAATTCCCGCGCGGACCATAGCGGATTGGCCAGATGCAGGTAATCGTCGGGCAACAGCGGCGTCGTGATCCGCGCGGCGAGTTTGCGCAGCGCATGCCATCCGGGATGCCGCTCGGCACCCGCGACACTGGGTCGGGCGGTGTCGACGACA
This Mycobacterium simiae DNA region includes the following protein-coding sequences:
- a CDS encoding terminase; amino-acid sequence: MAAVGLYELFIGPDGNEIPIVAVDERQAGLTLKPAIRMVELNPALSSRCHIYMDRIVIPAKGSSLTALPAEAKRLEGLGTWTLALADEVGVISPDTWQTLLLGLGKLPGATAIGIGTPPNSSTSVLLDMRAHAHEHPDDPTFAWVEFSADDFQHHPASCEHCWELACPSLDDFLTRESMHALLAQTTEGNFRRSRLCQVVSENSNPFIPADVWEGLGTGLSVPDGVDVVIALDGSHGGRDSDATALVVGTVSPKPHFDVLAVWENTDGSAGYRIDVLAVEDASRQACARWNVKEIVADPFRWTRSLQVLAAEGLRVSEFPWSPSRTTKATTALHAAAMAGQFTHSGDETLTRHVMAATVIESDGGLRIGKVSRKRNAAKIDCAAALLMCHSRCSWLGTRKKKRTVSFA
- a CDS encoding IS481 family transposase; translated protein: MSHRNAPLSPEGRRRLVQRCQDRPIAHVAAEMGISRSCASKWVNRYRHYGELTLQDRSSTPHRKPTAKSAEIIDRIEHLRRTRKWSASRIAFELNEDGIMISRRTVTRYLAHLGLNRRRFIDPNGETNRRPRPIIAKRPGHHIHLDVKKVGRIPDGGGWRVHGRGSDHARAVARRKAGGARGGYVFLHSAIDGYSRLAYTEALQDEKATTAVGFMHRARAWFTAHGITTFERIITDNGACYRAEAFGRAMLGTRHQRITPYTPRHNGKVERYNRILAEELLYAQPWLSEHQRAEALAIWNVHYNYHRPHGTLGGQPPAAVFTHGVTNVMASYT
- a CDS encoding FAD-dependent monooxygenase, whose product is MSEHAVLIAGAGPTGLMLAGELALAGVDVAVFERRTDRDLVGSRAGGMTPRTIEVLDQRGIADRFLSEGVVGHNGHYSGIFFDVSDLPTRYNFGLALLQYRVEMILAEWVAELGVAIHYRCEVAGFTQDPSGVEVTLADGTRRQGAFLVGCDGGRSLIRKTSGISFPGWDPSTSCLVADVELTDEPPWGLHRNGEFHSFFKFDGEDTIRVMVTEPQIVNTHDPTLADISKALIAARGTDYGLRSATWISRFTDTTRQAATYRDRRVLLAGDAAHVHFPIGGQGLNTGIQDAVNLGWKLGQVINGTSSDRLLDTFHAERHPVAARVLHNTLAQTALNSPGVRIDALRDTISELLAMDEPRTRIAAMMCGLDIRYDLGAGHPLLGLRVPDLDLTTPDGDTRLFTLLHSARGILLTFGQPPALDVTRWAHRVSVVHAQAAESWTLPVFGEVSAPRAVLVRPDGYVAWAGDGAANGLEHALNEWFT
- a CDS encoding TetR/AcrR family transcriptional regulator, with product MVKRGLTRDSLVALAHQYVADNGLDALTMRRLAAEADVTPGALYKHFRDRQDLKRAMADAIYATIDLSDIDTAHPSTQQVKDCCQRMRRAMLAFRDGGRIIAGSYAPWAATLNLSATLRTLLQSVTVPTHSPGQLAALLRSYTTGFVIDEQAYLELKETHEWDALVAQIADNGHHRPADADDLIAILTGDRDKRFDLGLDMILTGLVRSTLTPSN
- a CDS encoding fatty acid desaturase family protein, with translation MAITDVDVFAHLTTADIEGLAVELDAIRRDVEGSRGERDARYIRRAIAVQRGLEVAGRLLLAASSRRSAWWAGTATLAVAKIIENMEIGHNVMHGQWDWMNDPEIHSSTWEWDMLSTSRHWRHTHNFVHHKYTNILDMDHDVGYDMVRVTRDQPWRRRDSFNLVINALLALAFEWGIALRHLEIREIFRGDATERDAARMRLREFGGKAGRQVVKDYLAFPALTSLSPGATYTSTLRANALANVIRNVWANAVIFCGHFPDGAEKFTKTDLVGETKGQWYLRQMLGSANFDAGPTLRFMSGNLCHQIEHHLYPDLPSNRLHEISVRVREVCDKYDLPYTTGSLLVQYGKTWRTLAKLSLPNKYLRDDSDNAPETRSERMFAGLEPGFAGADPLTGRRRGLKTAIATVQGWRRDRHATKKAARARKDAKLAA
- a CDS encoding fatty acid desaturase family protein — encoded protein: MAITDVDAFAHLSDADIEALAVELDAIRQDVEDSRGERDARYIRRTIATQRALEVTGRLLLAASSRRSAWWAGTVTLGVAKIIENMEIGHNVMHGQWDWMNDPEIHSSTWEWDMSGSSKHWRYTHNFVHHKYTNILGMDDDVGYGMLRVTRDQRWRRYNALNLLWNTLLAIGFEWGVALQHLEIGKIIKGRLDRDERRRRLREFGGKAGRQVVKDYVAFPALTSLSPGATYTSTLKANALANVIRSVWANAVIFCGHFPDGAEKFTKTDMVGETKGQWYLRQMLGSANFDAGPTLRFMSGNLCHQIEHHLYPDLPSNRLHEISVRVREVCDKYDLPYTTGSFLVQYGKTWRTLAKLSLPNKYLRDDADNAPETRSERMFAPLGPGFAGTDPATGRRRGLRTAIAAVRGWRRAHTTSRPEQLAA
- a CDS encoding ferredoxin reductase, which gives rise to MGKKYQALSANVVDTARPSVAGAERHPGWHALRKLAARITTPLLPDDYLHLANPLWSARELRGRVVAVRRETEDSATLVIKPGWGFSFDYEPGQYIGIGLLVDGRWRWRSYSLTSSPVARSGSGRKRTVTISVKAMPEGFLSTHLVAGVAPGTIVRLAAPQGNFVLPDPAPPAILFLTAGSGITPVMSMLRTLVRRNQIGDIRHVHSAPCAAEVMFGAELTDLASAHPGYRLQLRETRTQGRLDLGRLDDAVPDWRDRQTWACGPEGMLAQAEKVWASANLSDRLHLERFAVAKAAPAGTGGAVTFARSGRTVAADAATSLMDAGEGAGVQMPFGCRMGICQSCVVPLVEGHVRDLRTGQEHEPGSRVQTCVSAASGDCVLDI